One segment of Solanum lycopersicum chromosome 1, SLM_r2.1 DNA contains the following:
- the LOC101267269 gene encoding U-box domain-containing protein 4, whose protein sequence is MEVKRRAVKNLVTKLSSVSEQTRTEAICELRLISKNDSDSRPLIADAGAVPYLSESLYSSNKLSQENATAALHNLSISHKDLLMSTRGLLDALSHALRNPSSPSVAQCAAGTIFSLLTVESYRSIIGHKRDILFGLIDIIKNPNSDSRTVKDALKALFGIALYPMNRAHIIELGAVPPLFSLLCNDGRAGILEDVTAVIAQIAGCEESWEAFRKISGVGVLVDMLDSSTGSSNRTKENAISALLNLVQCGGEETINSIRGIVLGAVDGIIEVAENGTDKGRSKAMALLKILDVSSCTFQEEHMDYLSNHSS, encoded by the coding sequence ATGGAGGTCAAACGAAGGGCGGTGAAGAATCTCGTTACGAAGCTGAGTTCCGTATCGGAGCAGACACGAACAGAAGCAATTTGTGAGCTGAGATTGATTTCGAAGAACGATTCCGATAGCAGACCGTTGATCGCCGACGCCGGTGCGGTTCCGTATTTGTCGGAATCGCTGTACTCGTCGAATAAATTGTCTCAGGAGAACGCAACTGCGGCGTTGCATAATCTATCAATTTCTCATAAAGACTTGTTGATGTCGACGCGAGGGCTCCTTGATGCTCTCTCTCACGCTCTCCGGAATCCGTCTTCTCCTTCCGTCGCTCAGTGCGCTGCTGGTACCATTTTCAGCTTACTCACTGTCGAGTCGTATCGGTCTATTATTGGGCACAAGCGTGATATCCTTTTTGGTCTTATAGACATAATAAAAAACCCTAATTCGGATTCTAGAACTGTAAAAGATGCTCTCAAAGCTCTTTTTGGTATTGCGCTTTACCCGATGAATCGTGCTCATATTATTGAGCTTGGAGCTGTACCTCCGTTGTTTTCATTGCTGTGTAATGATGGTAGAGCAGGGATATTGGAGGATGTTACTGCGGTGATTGCTCAAATTGCTGGTTGTGAGGAGAGCTGGGAAGCGTTTAGGAAGATATCAGGGGTTGGGGTATTGGTGGATATGTTGGATAGTTCTACTGGATCAAGCAATCGAACTAAAGAGAACGCGATTTCAGCGTTGCTCAATTTGGTGCAATGTGGCGGAGAAGAGACGATCAATAGTATTCGTGGCATAGTTTTAGGGGCAGTGGATGGCATAATTGAAGTGGCAGAAAATGGAACGGATAAAGGGAGGAGCAAGGCAATGGCGTTGTTGAAGATACTTGATGTGAGTTCTTGTACGTTTCAAGAGGAGCATATGGACTACTTATCAAACCATTCGTCATGA
- the LOC101266976 gene encoding aspartyl protease AED3, whose product MEGSINILSLSLVLILSLAQGGLTNPNCAKFYHDNKDSSTLQVIHVDSPCSPLKQQQNAHSLSWVDSVLQMQNKDTNRLQFLASLVAGKSFVPIASGRQILQTPTYIVKAKIGTPPQPLLVALDNSNDFSWFPCGGCVGCSSNVFSYDKSTTFSNVSCERASCNLVPRRDCDAATCSFNLTYGGSSIGGTLSSETLALATDPVPGFLFGCVKKISGSNTPPQGLLALGRGLLSFISQSESLYKSTFSYCLPSYKSPNFSGTLRLGPKGQPLRIKTTPLLRNPRRSSFYYVNLVGVKVGKRIVDIPPSAFAFDSNTGAGTIIDSGTVFTRLVDQAYTAVRNEFRRRMGRNATVTSLGGFDTCYTVPITIPTITFMFAGMNVTLPQDNFLIKSSSSSTTCLAMAASPTDPVNSVLNVIASWQQQNHRILFDVPNSRVGVARETCS is encoded by the exons ATGGAGGGCTCTATCAATATTCTCTCATTATCCCTTGTCTTAATTTTGAGCCTAGCACAAGGGGGACTAACCAACCCCAATTGTGCCAAGTTTTACCATGACAACAAAGACTCATCAACACTACAAGTCATTCATGTAGACAGCCCTTGTTCTCCtcttaaacaacaacaaaatgcACACTCATTATCATGGGTGGATAGTGTTCTCCAAATGCAAAATAAGGACACAAATAGGCTACAATTCTTGGCTAGCCTTGTTGCTGGTAAATCTTTTGTCCCTATAGCTTCTGGTAGACAAATTCTACAAACACCAACTTATATTGTCAAGGCTAAAATTGGGACACCACCTCAACCTTTGTTGGTGGCTTTGGATAATAGTAATGATTTTTCTTGGTTCCCCTGTGGTGGATGTGTTGGTTGCTCTTCTAATGTTTTTTCATATGACAAGTCTACCACTTTCAGCAATGTTAGCTGTGAACGTGCCTCATGTAACCTG GTACCAAGACGGGACTGCGACGCAGCCACCTGCAGCTTCAACCTAACCTACGGTGGTTCGAGCATAGGTGGAACCCTCTCATCGGAAACATTGGCACTCGCCACCGATCCGGTACCCGGATTTCTCTTTGGTTGCGTAAAAAAGATCTCCGGCAGCAACACACCACCTCAGGGTCTATTAGCTTTGGGCCGTggtttattatcatttatatccCAATCTGAAAGCCTCTACAAGTCCACATTCTCCTATTGTTTGCCCAGTTACAAATCTCCCAATTTTTCTGGCACACTTAGATTAGGCCCAAAAGGCCAGCCACTGAGGATTAAAACCACACCATTGCTAAGAAACCCAAGGAGATCATCCTTTTACTATGTCAATTTAGTCGGAGTTAAAGTCGGAAAACGAATCGTCGATATCCCTCCCAGTGCATTCGCTTTCGATTCCAACACCGGCGCCGGCACAATAATCGATTCCG GCACTGTGTTTACCAGACTCGTTGACCAAGCTTACACGGCGGTGAGAAATGAATTCAGGAGGAGAATGGGGAGGAACGCGACGGTGACATCACTTGGTGGATTCGACACCTGCTACACCGTCCCTATAACAATTCCAACAATAACATTTATGTTCGCCGGAATGAACGTGACGCTGCCGCAAGACAACTTCCTGATTAAAAGTAGCTCAAGCAGCACCACTTGCTTAGCCATGGCTGCTTCACCTACCGATCCAGTGAATTCCGTGCTCAACGTGATCGCCAGCTGGCAGCAACAGAATCATCGGATTCTCTTTGACGTACCAAATTCTAGGGTTGGGGTTGCCCGTGAAACCTGTAGCTGA